In the Cytophagia bacterium CHB2 genome, one interval contains:
- a CDS encoding citrate lyase subunit alpha (citrate-ACP transferase, the alpha subunit catalyzes the formation of (3S)-citryl-CoA from acetyl-CoA and citrate), giving the protein MSENAARRWVPTVINGEEHSPFQGIGAFRPQGRKARSLIRTCADYPSDGNKTIATLREALQRSGLRDGMTLSTHHHLRNGDALTSLLFAAVKSLGVKNIRWFPSASFPVHEYLLPHLEDGTIHHIEGSLNGPLGKFASLGKMAGTGILRSHGTRYQAVQDGEVHIDIAVIAAPAADAFGNANGVHGKSACGPLGFALADSEFADRVIIVTDNLVPFPCVPWHIQGNNVDYVVHVDSLGDPSKIISGTTEITKSPDRLLIAEYLARFVEEAGLMREGFSLQAGAGGTSLAFVQFLKERMKAKNIKARFVRGGSTKHLVQLLEEGLTDYILDGQAFDQEGVRSLRENSRHVNTSPFTSYNYHGKGNFASMVDIVVLGATEVDVDFNANVVTHSDGYLLHGLGGWQDCLFAKCVILAVPSFRDRVPIIVDRVTTLCGPGEMIDVIVTERGIAVNPLREDLLAALTNSSLPLRTLQEIQQEVHAICGGPPAPPKLGRQQPVAVVKWVDGTILDAIFRVLD; this is encoded by the coding sequence CTGAGTGAAAACGCCGCCCGGCGTTGGGTGCCAACCGTGATCAATGGCGAAGAGCATTCGCCGTTTCAAGGGATCGGCGCATTCAGGCCGCAAGGCCGCAAGGCAAGATCACTGATCCGAACATGCGCCGACTATCCCTCCGACGGAAATAAAACGATTGCGACGCTGCGTGAAGCATTGCAGCGCAGTGGCTTGCGCGACGGCATGACGCTTTCCACGCATCATCATTTGCGCAATGGTGATGCGCTGACCTCGTTGCTTTTCGCCGCAGTAAAGAGTCTGGGAGTAAAAAATATTCGTTGGTTCCCGAGCGCCTCGTTTCCGGTGCATGAGTACTTGCTGCCCCATCTTGAAGATGGCACGATTCATCACATCGAAGGCAGTCTCAATGGCCCGCTCGGCAAGTTTGCGTCATTGGGAAAAATGGCCGGCACGGGAATTCTGCGCTCGCACGGCACACGTTATCAAGCGGTGCAAGATGGTGAAGTGCATATTGATATCGCCGTCATTGCTGCGCCTGCCGCTGATGCGTTTGGAAATGCCAATGGTGTACACGGCAAATCTGCATGCGGGCCGCTCGGTTTTGCGCTGGCAGACTCGGAGTTCGCTGATCGCGTTATTATCGTCACGGACAACCTGGTGCCGTTTCCGTGCGTGCCCTGGCATATTCAAGGCAACAACGTCGACTACGTTGTGCACGTCGATTCCCTCGGTGATCCCTCCAAAATTATTTCCGGTACAACAGAGATAACGAAAAGCCCGGATCGCTTGTTGATTGCGGAATACCTCGCGCGCTTTGTCGAGGAAGCGGGCTTGATGCGGGAGGGGTTTTCGTTGCAAGCCGGCGCAGGAGGGACGAGCCTGGCGTTCGTGCAATTTCTAAAAGAGAGGATGAAGGCAAAGAACATTAAGGCGCGATTTGTGCGCGGCGGCAGCACGAAGCATCTCGTGCAACTATTGGAAGAGGGCTTGACGGATTATATTTTGGATGGACAAGCTTTCGATCAGGAAGGCGTGCGATCGTTGCGGGAAAACTCGCGGCATGTGAACACCAGCCCGTTCACGAGCTATAACTATCACGGGAAGGGCAACTTCGCTTCAATGGTGGATATTGTTGTGTTGGGCGCAACAGAAGTGGATGTTGACTTTAATGCCAACGTGGTAACGCACTCGGATGGCTACCTTCTTCATGGCCTGGGCGGCTGGCAGGACTGCCTTTTTGCAAAGTGCGTGATTCTCGCGGTGCCATCGTTTCGTGATCGTGTGCCCATCATTGTTGACCGGGTCACTACGTTGTGCGGCCCGGGGGAGATGATTGATGTGATCGTTACCGAACGCGGCATTGCGGTGAATCCGTTGCGTGAAGATTTGCTGGCCGCGCTCACAAATTCATCCTTGCCCTTGCGCACCTTGCAGGAAATTCAGCAGGAGGTGCATGCGATTTGCGGCGGACCGCCGGCGCCGCCCAAGCTCGGGCGCCAGCAGCCGGTAGCCGTCGTGAAATGGGTTGATGGTACGATACTAGACGCGATTTTTCGTGTTTTGGATTAG
- a CDS encoding ADP-ribosylglycohydrolase family protein: protein MMQGDFKKSIIWGSNFGRDADTIAAIAGALSGAMHGASLIPKPWIEKVRYAAGTCLPFTRGMDLENVAQQLVALIK from the coding sequence ATGATGCAGGGCGATTTTAAAAAAAGCATCATTTGGGGCAGTAATTTTGGACGCGATGCCGATACCATCGCTGCAATTGCCGGTGCATTAAGCGGCGCGATGCACGGCGCCAGCTTGATCCCAAAGCCGTGGATCGAAAAAGTGCGTTATGCGGCCGGCACGTGTCTGCCCTTCACCCGGGGAATGGATTTGGAAAACGTTGCACAGCAATTAGTCGCCTTGATTAAATGA
- a CDS encoding citrate lyase ACP, which yields MNSSPRHKFAHAGKCGEGVRSDCYVEIKLRKTGGLDINLRSKVAAMYGEAIRELAVQVVNHARIAHAEIFIDDSGALPFTLHARLETAVQRLLGDVTFEYHPIVPAVQRSATVKDRMRRSRLYLPGNEPKFFINAGLHQPDAVILDLEDSVAPEEKDAARNLVKQALRQIDFRDAEIMVRINPGELGRKDLLAIVPHGVQVILVPKCESAQTIVEVMQDIEKLRREHKLTQEIFLIPIIESALGVIKAFEIGSASDRVCALAIGLEDYTADLGVQRTVKETESLFAKSMLVNAARAAGIHALASVYAEVDNTEGLRQNVLAAKTLGFAGMGCIHPRQIKIIHEAFAPSVEEINQAQKIVFAFERAQQKGLGVIALGTKMIDMPIVKRAQTTLAHALHAGLISPDWREHSNNV from the coding sequence ATGAACAGCTCACCGCGACACAAGTTTGCCCATGCCGGCAAATGCGGCGAGGGCGTGCGTTCGGATTGTTACGTTGAAATCAAGCTTCGGAAAACCGGAGGCCTCGATATAAATCTTCGCAGCAAAGTTGCTGCGATGTACGGGGAAGCCATACGGGAACTGGCCGTGCAAGTCGTGAATCATGCCCGCATCGCGCATGCTGAAATTTTTATCGACGATAGCGGCGCATTGCCCTTCACCTTGCATGCGCGCCTTGAGACGGCCGTGCAGCGTTTGCTGGGCGATGTAACGTTTGAGTATCATCCTATCGTGCCAGCCGTTCAGCGTTCTGCCACAGTAAAAGATCGCATGCGGCGTTCGCGGCTGTACTTGCCGGGCAATGAACCGAAATTTTTTATCAACGCGGGCCTGCACCAGCCGGATGCGGTAATTCTCGATCTTGAAGACAGCGTTGCGCCGGAAGAAAAAGATGCGGCGCGCAATCTCGTCAAACAGGCGTTGCGTCAAATTGATTTTCGTGATGCTGAAATCATGGTGAGAATCAACCCCGGCGAGTTGGGGCGCAAAGATTTGCTCGCGATTGTGCCGCACGGTGTGCAAGTGATTCTCGTACCGAAATGTGAGTCAGCACAAACCATTGTCGAAGTCATGCAAGACATCGAGAAACTAAGGCGCGAGCATAAACTTACCCAAGAAATTTTTCTCATCCCCATCATCGAAAGCGCCCTGGGCGTGATCAAAGCTTTTGAAATAGGCTCAGCCAGCGACCGAGTTTGCGCGCTGGCAATCGGATTGGAGGATTACACGGCTGATCTGGGCGTACAGCGCACTGTGAAGGAAACAGAAAGTTTGTTTGCCAAGAGCATGCTGGTGAATGCCGCCCGAGCCGCCGGCATTCATGCGCTCGCCAGCGTCTACGCCGAGGTTGATAACACCGAAGGATTGCGGCAAAATGTGTTGGCTGCCAAAACCCTCGGTTTTGCCGGCATGGGTTGTATTCATCCTCGCCAAATCAAAATTATTCACGAAGCCTTTGCCCCGAGCGTTGAGGAAATCAACCAAGCTCAAAAAATTGTGTTTGCCTTTGAGCGCGCGCAGCAAAAAGGCCTTGGCGTGATTGCGCTGGGTACGAAAATGATCGATATGCCAATTGTTAAGCGGGCGCAAACGACGCTCGCGCATGCTCTGCACGCTGGATTGATTTCCCCAGATTGGCGTGAGCATTCAAATAACGTTTAA